One Phycisphaerales bacterium genomic window carries:
- a CDS encoding GC-type dockerin domain-anchored protein produces MQPKKILLTLAASALLTAAGSAMAQGTCRADLDGDGELTVFDFLEFQNLFDAGDLAADFDGDGALTVFDFLEFQNDFVRGCPAAPVSLQMAGVPLDAYPHFEATRAFNEGDTVYLAIDPDRFPSIRGVTGDIYIVASKTNLQWSSDPSLNDVRGMPQAHTFSALSIDGAEVALTGSETLAAADGLNVSTGYDLVVDADRDGTLSDGDYIDGLAIAPADANGFSVFTNISEMGPLTPVMVDSSSSQGVLRLNYPAELASVGPLPIVVIVHGGGHDYRWYDYLQDQLSSWGWVSISVQNDFSGTGNRPLRHTDALIGEQATIAGGVLNGLLDSSRIVWIGHSLGGRECNIGSERLSEGSFTPANYSAEDMVLVSSIAANSSGGGSFEADPGDINFHMIWGSADGDISGSPSSFGGQTIPFRNYDRADGFKHSTYIHGADHNVFNCCGFRNFQGPASTEIGRAEAQQIAKATWTALIKHYGEGNGDAIDYVTRAWDSFKPLGVIDTTTLVHMYRPSTIDGDSRVIDDFQSNPSLSQSSSGGSVTIGVANAAEVRQEDTNGTLTWTGSEPSNGMNYAFLSSDDSAGLVFDFNSPAFIEFQVLPALGDVSGYDHLSFRVCQGTRHPNTIAELEPLTFHVTLVDGAGARSTVHTGAYQAGASEPYQRTGAGTGTGWQNEYGTIRIRLSDFLAQASGVDLTNVSAIRFEFAQDGGSAIGRLGLDEIEFTLDR; encoded by the coding sequence ATGCAACCGAAGAAGATTCTCTTGACGCTGGCCGCCTCAGCGCTGCTGACGGCCGCCGGTTCGGCCATGGCCCAGGGCACGTGCCGGGCCGACTTGGACGGTGACGGCGAGCTGACCGTCTTTGACTTCCTGGAGTTCCAGAACCTGTTCGACGCGGGCGACCTAGCTGCTGACTTCGATGGCGACGGCGCACTGACCGTCTTCGATTTCCTGGAGTTCCAGAACGACTTTGTACGCGGCTGCCCGGCCGCTCCGGTCTCGCTGCAGATGGCCGGCGTGCCGCTGGACGCCTACCCGCACTTCGAGGCCACCCGTGCGTTCAACGAAGGCGACACCGTGTACCTGGCGATCGACCCCGATCGCTTTCCCTCGATCCGAGGGGTCACCGGCGATATCTACATCGTCGCCAGCAAGACGAACCTGCAATGGAGCAGTGATCCGTCGCTGAACGACGTGCGCGGCATGCCGCAAGCCCACACCTTCAGCGCCTTGTCGATCGACGGCGCCGAGGTGGCCCTGACCGGCAGCGAGACCCTCGCCGCCGCCGACGGGCTGAACGTCTCGACCGGCTACGACCTCGTCGTCGACGCTGATCGCGACGGGACGCTGAGCGACGGCGACTACATCGACGGCCTGGCCATCGCGCCCGCCGATGCCAACGGCTTCAGCGTGTTTACCAACATCTCCGAGATGGGCCCGCTCACGCCCGTGATGGTCGACAGCAGCAGTTCGCAAGGCGTGCTGCGGCTCAACTACCCGGCCGAGCTTGCCAGCGTGGGCCCGCTGCCCATCGTCGTGATCGTGCACGGTGGCGGCCACGACTATCGGTGGTACGACTATCTACAGGACCAGCTCAGCAGCTGGGGCTGGGTGAGCATCAGCGTGCAGAACGACTTCAGCGGCACCGGCAACCGACCGCTGCGGCACACCGATGCGCTCATCGGCGAGCAGGCGACCATCGCCGGTGGCGTGCTCAACGGGTTGCTGGACAGCTCGCGCATCGTGTGGATCGGCCACAGCCTGGGCGGTCGCGAGTGCAACATCGGATCGGAGCGGCTGAGTGAGGGCAGCTTCACCCCCGCCAATTACAGCGCCGAGGACATGGTGCTGGTCAGCTCGATCGCAGCCAACAGCAGCGGCGGCGGATCGTTCGAGGCCGATCCGGGCGACATTAACTTCCACATGATCTGGGGTTCGGCCGATGGCGACATCAGCGGCAGCCCCAGCAGCTTCGGTGGGCAGACCATCCCCTTCCGTAACTATGACCGGGCCGACGGCTTCAAGCACTCGACCTACATCCACGGCGCCGACCACAACGTCTTCAACTGCTGCGGATTCCGCAACTTCCAGGGTCCGGCATCCACCGAGATCGGCCGGGCCGAGGCCCAGCAGATCGCCAAGGCGACGTGGACCGCGCTCATCAAGCACTATGGTGAGGGCAACGGCGACGCGATCGACTACGTCACCCGCGCGTGGGACAGCTTCAAGCCCCTGGGCGTCATCGATACCACGACGCTCGTGCACATGTACCGGCCGAGCACCATCGACGGCGACAGCCGCGTCATCGACGACTTCCAGAGCAACCCGAGCCTCAGCCAGAGCAGTTCGGGCGGCAGCGTCACCATCGGCGTCGCGAACGCCGCCGAGGTGCGTCAGGAAGACACCAACGGCACCCTGACCTGGACGGGCAGTGAGCCCAGCAACGGCATGAACTATGCGTTCCTGTCGTCAGACGACTCGGCCGGACTGGTGTTCGACTTCAACAGCCCCGCGTTCATCGAGTTCCAGGTGTTGCCCGCGCTGGGCGACGTCTCGGGCTATGACCACCTCAGCTTCCGTGTCTGCCAGGGCACGCGGCATCCCAACACCATCGCCGAACTCGAGCCGCTGACGTTCCACGTCACGCTCGTCGATGGCGCTGGCGCACGGAGCACCGTACACACCGGCGCGTACCAGGCCGGTGCGAGCGAGCCCTACCAGCGCACCGGCGCCGGCACCGGCACGGGCTGGCAGAACGAGTACGGCACCATCCGCATCCGCTTGAGCGACTTCCTCGCGCAGGCCAGCGGCGTCGACCTGACCAACGTCTCGGCCATTCGCTTCGAGTTCGCCCAGGATGGCGGCTCGGCCATCGGTCGGCTGGGGCTCGATGAGATCGAGTTCACGCTCGATCGCTAA
- a CDS encoding GC-type dockerin domain-anchored protein: MRHAFAQAAAVAALVAVSGLAQANPDSTCRADLDGDGELTVFDFLEFQNLFDAGDLAADFDGDGELTIFDFLEFQNDFTQGCPGEPISLQMAGEPLDGYPYFEATRAFNQGRTVHMAIDPDRFPSIVGVTGDIYVVQSKTELEWATDPSLTDVRGMPQGHTFSALSIEDAAVALTGTETLAAANGLNISTGYDLVVDVDRDGQLGDGDYIDGLGIRPADANGFSVFTDMTQMGPLTPTMLDTSTSRGPVRLNYPAELASEGPLPIAIIVHGGGHDYRWYDYLQDHLSSWGWVSISIQNDFGGTGNRPLLQTQALIAEQQTLAGGVLNGLLDSSRIVWIGHSLGGREVVIGAERLYRGLFTPSNYSIDDMTLVSSIGANSVGDFGSLVADPGPINFHMIWGSADGDRSGAPGQQTVAFRHYDRAFGYKHSTYIHGADHNVFNCCGFRNFTGPPETEIGRPEAQRIAKSIWLALIKHHGEDNGDAIDYLTRAWDGFKPLSVSQTTTLVHMYRPDPVEMDSRVIEDFQTNPSVSQSSSGGLVTLNTSNTIEVRQRDSASGFTWTPTDPANGMTYAWEPSDTSRGLVFDYDGPAFIEFEVLPSLGNLLGYDHLSFRVCQGTRHPNTIAELAPVTFNVSLVDGSGATSTIHIGEYSAGASEPYQRTGQGTGVGWQNEYNTIRIRLTDFLAQNTGLDLTDVSAIRFDFGEGEGSSIGRLGLDEIEFTVDP; encoded by the coding sequence ATGCGCCACGCGTTCGCACAGGCTGCCGCTGTCGCCGCCCTTGTCGCCGTGTCCGGCCTGGCCCAGGCCAACCCCGATTCGACCTGCCGGGCCGACTTGGACGGCGACGGCGAGTTGACCGTCTTCGACTTCCTGGAGTTCCAGAACCTCTTCGATGCCGGCGATCTGGCCGCCGACTTCGACGGCGACGGCGAGTTGACCATCTTCGACTTCCTGGAGTTCCAGAACGACTTCACGCAGGGCTGCCCCGGCGAGCCGATCTCGCTGCAGATGGCCGGCGAGCCGCTGGACGGATATCCGTACTTCGAAGCGACCCGCGCGTTCAACCAAGGCCGCACCGTGCACATGGCCATCGACCCCGATCGCTTTCCGTCGATCGTTGGCGTCACCGGCGACATCTACGTCGTGCAGAGCAAGACCGAACTCGAGTGGGCGACGGACCCCAGCCTGACCGACGTGCGCGGCATGCCGCAGGGTCACACGTTCAGCGCCTTGTCGATCGAAGACGCCGCCGTCGCGTTAACCGGGACCGAGACCCTCGCCGCAGCCAACGGCCTGAACATCTCGACCGGCTACGACCTGGTGGTGGACGTCGATCGCGACGGCCAGCTCGGCGACGGCGACTACATCGACGGGCTGGGCATTCGGCCCGCCGACGCCAACGGGTTCAGCGTCTTCACCGACATGACGCAGATGGGGCCGCTGACGCCCACGATGCTCGACACCAGCACTTCGCGCGGCCCGGTCCGCCTGAACTACCCGGCCGAGTTGGCAAGCGAAGGCCCCTTGCCCATCGCCATCATCGTGCACGGCGGCGGACACGACTACCGGTGGTACGACTACCTGCAGGACCACCTCAGCAGTTGGGGCTGGGTGAGCATCAGCATCCAGAACGACTTCGGCGGCACCGGCAACCGCCCGCTGCTGCAGACCCAGGCGCTCATTGCCGAGCAGCAGACGCTCGCGGGCGGCGTGTTGAACGGGCTGCTGGACAGCTCGCGCATCGTGTGGATCGGCCACAGCCTGGGCGGGCGAGAGGTGGTCATCGGGGCCGAGCGGCTGTACCGCGGCCTGTTCACCCCCAGCAACTACTCGATCGACGACATGACGTTGGTCAGCTCGATCGGCGCCAACAGCGTGGGCGATTTCGGCTCGCTCGTGGCCGATCCCGGGCCGATCAACTTCCACATGATCTGGGGCTCGGCCGACGGTGACCGCAGCGGGGCGCCGGGCCAGCAGACCGTGGCCTTCCGGCACTATGACCGGGCGTTTGGCTACAAGCACTCGACGTACATCCACGGCGCCGACCACAACGTGTTCAACTGCTGCGGCTTCCGCAACTTCACCGGCCCGCCGGAGACCGAGATCGGCCGGCCCGAGGCCCAGCGCATCGCCAAGAGCATCTGGCTTGCGCTGATCAAGCACCACGGCGAAGACAACGGCGACGCCATCGACTACCTCACCCGCGCATGGGATGGCTTCAAGCCCCTGAGCGTGAGCCAGACGACGACGCTCGTGCACATGTACCGTCCCGACCCAGTGGAGATGGACAGCCGCGTCATCGAAGACTTCCAGACCAATCCGAGCGTGAGCCAGAGCAGCTCGGGTGGCCTCGTGACGCTGAATACCTCCAACACCATCGAAGTGCGCCAACGCGACAGCGCCAGCGGCTTCACCTGGACGCCCACCGATCCGGCCAACGGCATGACGTACGCATGGGAGCCCTCGGACACCTCGCGCGGACTGGTCTTTGACTATGACGGTCCGGCGTTCATCGAGTTCGAGGTGCTGCCAAGCCTGGGCAACCTGCTCGGCTACGACCATCTGAGCTTCCGCGTGTGCCAGGGCACCCGTCACCCCAACACGATCGCCGAGCTTGCCCCGGTGACGTTCAACGTCTCGCTCGTCGACGGCAGCGGCGCGACCAGCACCATCCACATCGGCGAATACAGCGCCGGTGCGTCCGAGCCCTACCAGCGCACCGGCCAGGGCACCGGCGTGGGTTGGCAGAACGAGTACAACACCATCCGCATCAGGCTGACCGACTTCCTGGCACAGAACACCGGGCTCGACCTGACCGACGTTTCGGCAATCCGCTTCGACTTCGGTGAGGGCGAGGGCTCGAGCATCGGCCGGCTTGGTCTGGACGAGATCGAGTTCACCGTCGACCCGTAA
- a CDS encoding response regulator: protein MEDASAKNLPSVLIADDEHHIRFMLEWKLKSDDVRILTAADGRTALSLAQKHKPALIISDYQMPYMDGIGLVKSLAKDPATSDIPVILLTALEHRISRAELADTCVEHILRKPFRPSELLELAADYLRAYRERMGEAA from the coding sequence GTGGAAGACGCCAGCGCCAAGAACCTGCCCTCCGTGCTGATCGCCGACGACGAGCACCACATCCGCTTCATGTTGGAGTGGAAGCTCAAGTCCGACGACGTGCGCATCCTGACGGCCGCCGACGGCCGGACGGCCTTGTCGCTCGCCCAGAAGCACAAGCCGGCCCTGATCATCAGCGACTATCAGATGCCCTACATGGATGGCATCGGACTGGTCAAGAGCCTGGCCAAGGATCCTGCGACCTCGGATATCCCGGTCATACTGCTGACTGCGCTCGAGCATCGCATCAGCCGGGCCGAACTGGCCGACACCTGCGTCGAGCACATCCTGCGCAAGCCCTTCCGGCCCTCCGAACTCCTGGAACTGGCCGCGGACTACCTGCGCGCGTATCGAGAGCGGATGGGCGAAGCGGCATGA
- a CDS encoding PGPGW domain-containing protein, with translation MPAWISDNEAMLWGLGLVSVVVFVGSLLIMPALIVRIPRDYFVHDVRPPSRWASHAPWLRLSLRIGKNVLGIVLVLGGIAMLVLPGQGLLTIFAGFILLDFPRKYAFEKWLVRHRWVRGPLNWVRRRNGREPLAFRRPTSEGL, from the coding sequence GTGCCAGCGTGGATCTCCGACAACGAAGCGATGCTCTGGGGCCTGGGCCTGGTGTCCGTGGTGGTGTTCGTGGGCAGCCTGCTGATCATGCCCGCCCTGATCGTCCGCATCCCCCGGGACTACTTCGTACACGATGTCCGGCCGCCCTCGCGGTGGGCCTCTCACGCGCCCTGGCTTCGGCTGAGCCTGCGCATTGGCAAGAACGTGCTCGGCATCGTCCTTGTCCTCGGTGGCATCGCCATGCTCGTGCTCCCCGGCCAGGGCTTGCTGACCATCTTCGCCGGCTTCATCTTGCTCGATTTTCCACGCAAGTACGCTTTCGAGAAGTGGCTCGTTCGCCACCGTTGGGTACGAGGCCCGCTGAACTGGGTGCGACGACGGAATGGGCGTGAGCCGCTGGCCTTCCGAAGGCCGACCAGCGAAGGTCTCTGA